A single Mesomycoplasma bovoculi M165/69 DNA region contains:
- a CDS encoding helix-turn-helix domain-containing protein, with protein sequence MKKKDLLERANLTTNCIANMGKNEYISLRNIERICEALNCKIEDVIKII encoded by the coding sequence ATGAAGAAAAAAGATTTATTGGAAAGAGCAAATTTAACAACAAATTGCATAGCGAATATGGGAAAAAATGAATATATATCGCTTAGAAATATTGAAAGGATATGTGAAGCATTAAATTGTAAAATTGAAGATGTTATTAAAATTATTTAA
- a CDS encoding replication initiator protein A, translating to MNIFTKKKKIEAFSFLKIPMFLLEDENFKILTSDAKILYSIMLQKTSLSYMNKWIDEKERVYIYFTLQEVQETFNKAKEKACKIIKELKDINLIEKKRQGLGNPISYMSKTLWKNMTRRLKNKI from the coding sequence ATGAATATTTTTACAAAAAAAAAAAAAATTGAAGCTTTTAGCTTTTTAAAAATACCAATGTTTTTACTTGAAGATGAAAATTTTAAAATCCTAACATCAGATGCTAAAATTCTTTATTCGATTATGCTTCAAAAAACCTCTCTTTCATATATGAATAAGTGGATTGATGAAAAAGAAAGAGTCTATATCTATTTTACATTACAAGAAGTACAAGAAACCTTTAATAAAGCTAAAGAGAAAGCCTGCAAAATAATCAAAGAACTGAAAGATATAAATCTCATCGAAAAGAAAAGACAAGGGCTTGGTAACCCAATCTCATATATGTCAAAAACTTTATGAAAGAATATGACAAGAAGACTAAAAAACAAAATTTAA
- a CDS encoding BRO family protein, translating to MSKTNKKIGKIALNNQIKIFEGNKIRRVWDNKKEEWYFSVVDIIGVLTESNDPRDYWYRVKKRMSDEEKSELSTFCRQLKLESSDGKKYNTDVADTQGIFRIIQSIPSPKAEPFKMWLAQVGKERIDEIIDPELTIDRALETYLKKGYSKEWINQRLQTIQVRKELTDAWQDHGVEKGEEYAILTNEITKTWSGMTTREYKDHKGLKKQNLRDNMSTLELVLNMLAEATTTELTNIKNPQGLEENKKVAKEGGSVAGNARKEIEKKTGKPVITTKNAINFRKLIEDVNTKEFKDKDKKK from the coding sequence ATGAGTAAAACTAACAAAAAAATTGGAAAGATAGCATTGAATAATCAAATAAAAATATTTGAAGGCAATAAAATAAGAAGAGTTTGGGATAACAAAAAAGAAGAATGGTATTTTTCGGTTGTAGATATTATTGGCGTTCTTACTGAAAGCAATGATCCTAGAGATTATTGGTATCGTGTTAAAAAAAGAATGTCAGACGAAGAGAAAAGTGAGTTGTCGACATTTTGTCGACAACTGAAATTAGAGTCGTCAGATGGTAAAAAATACAACACCGATGTCGCAGATACGCAAGGAATATTTCGTATTATACAATCTATACCATCCCCAAAAGCCGAACCTTTTAAAATGTGGTTAGCTCAAGTAGGAAAAGAAAGAATTGATGAAATAATCGATCCCGAGCTTACCATTGATAGAGCTTTAGAAACTTATCTTAAAAAAGGCTATAGTAAAGAATGGATCAATCAAAGACTACAGACAATACAAGTTAGAAAAGAACTTACCGATGCTTGGCAAGATCATGGTGTTGAAAAAGGTGAGGAATACGCCATCTTAACCAATGAAATCACAAAAACATGGTCTGGTATGACAACAAGAGAGTATAAAGACCACAAAGGTTTAAAGAAACAAAACCTAAGAGATAATATGAGTACCCTAGAACTTGTCTTAAATATGCTGGCAGAGGCTACAACAACTGAACTTACCAATATCAAAAACCCCCAAGGCTTAGAAGAAAATAAAAAAGTAGCGAAAGAAGGCGGAAGTGTTGCGGGCAACGCTAGAAAAGAGATTGAGAAAAAGACAGGGAAACCTGTTATTACAACTAAAAACGCTATAAATTTTAGAAAACTCATAGAAGATGTTAATACTAAAGAGTTTAAAGATAAAGATAAGAAAAAGTAA
- the whiA gene encoding DNA-binding protein WhiA has translation MTFSQEIKQELLNNKMGKKQFISFLQGIIFSACKFESQSKFTIRFNKPNIAQQIRNLLDSNKISYESDSHNRNWITIESNYINIEQNPENVTYFFAGLFLGGGSISKPTSRFYHLEIAFLNRGKFEKIKSLFQKNNLDLNFHSTFAHNKFILYLKKINEIIYFLMAIRATERASKLEEIRIERDYRLNSNRLTNFDIHNLKRVAQAATKHIENYEIVLKNNKQNLFSQQELTFFELRKNNPDLTLEEIKEILKKEYNIVRSKSGLNHWLMKLKNVIKEI, from the coding sequence ATGACTTTTAGTCAAGAAATCAAACAAGAACTCCTTAATAATAAAATGGGTAAGAAACAATTTATTTCATTTTTGCAAGGAATAATTTTTTCTGCTTGCAAATTTGAATCTCAATCTAAATTCACAATTAGATTCAATAAACCCAATATTGCACAACAAATTAGAAATTTGCTTGATTCAAACAAAATTAGTTATGAATCAGATAGTCATAATAGAAACTGAATTACAATAGAGTCTAACTATATTAATATAGAACAAAATCCTGAAAATGTAACTTATTTTTTTGCTGGTTTATTTTTAGGTGGTGGTTCTATTTCTAAACCAACTTCCCGATTTTATCATTTAGAAATCGCTTTTCTAAATCGAGGAAAATTTGAAAAAATTAAATCACTTTTTCAAAAAAACAATTTAGATTTAAATTTTCATAGCACCTTTGCTCATAATAAATTTATTTTATATCTTAAAAAAATAAATGAAATTATTTATTTTTTAATGGCTATAAGAGCCACTGAACGAGCTAGCAAGCTCGAAGAAATCCGAATTGAACGTGATTATAGATTAAATAGTAATAGATTAACTAATTTTGATATTCATAATCTAAAAAGAGTAGCTCAAGCAGCTACCAAGCATATTGAAAATTATGAAATTGTTTTAAAAAACAACAAGCAAAATCTTTTTAGTCAACAGGAACTCACCTTTTTTGAACTTAGAAAAAACAATCCTGACCTAACTCTAGAAGAAATTAAAGAAATTTTAAAAAAGGAATATAATATAGTCAGGTCAAAAAGTGGTTTAAATCACTGACTCATGAAATTAAAAAATGTAATAAAAGAAATTTAG
- a CDS encoding potassium transporter TrkG, with protein sequence MKKAIYFWKKTGFLFSKIKTIQIIFLVYISIILIGAGILSTPIAQENKNNPVDFFTSLFTSVSAFSDTGLSLVNVSQSFNIFGQALIAILILVGGTGFFAIKFYFFNLLFRKKLGLKSREILKIERSSNNIGELKNVIKTTVTFFLITILIFSLILTLHFYFYNPGENKLEPGNNPYKNVNLAFRYGFFHTISALNNAGFDIVGSSSFSPYYGDIFLQTTFIFLIIFGGIGFPVIYDFSQYFKQKLFFKNKTKMQLSLFSKICIIANFSITAFSFVLFLLFEETRNTIYWNTTSGNWFTKSYTLLFHSFSTRSTGFAFFDVNHLSQPSLFLTSILMFIGSSPSSTGGGVRVTTIWILFLNIIAKFRNHNQIFCFKRKIGSEKITTATFVIFVSFILCVALILFSSVYLNTINLANKNNPDYVDFQLGHVIFEVTSAFGTSGLSTGLIQHLNRGVQVGFMLIMLIGQLGISSSILMWKGDGVDRTSHSYISEDFVIN encoded by the coding sequence ATGAAAAAAGCAATTTATTTTTGAAAAAAAACAGGATTTTTGTTTTCAAAAATCAAAACTATCCAAATTATATTTTTAGTTTATATCAGTATCATTTTAATAGGTGCTGGTATTTTGTCTACACCGATTGCACAAGAAAATAAAAATAATCCTGTTGATTTTTTTACATCTCTTTTTACATCAGTGTCTGCTTTTAGTGACACTGGATTATCACTTGTCAATGTTTCTCAATCATTTAATATTTTTGGTCAAGCATTAATTGCAATTTTGATTTTAGTTGGTGGAACAGGTTTTTTTGCTATTAAATTTTATTTTTTCAATCTATTATTTAGGAAAAAATTAGGATTAAAGTCACGAGAAATTTTAAAAATTGAACGTTCATCCAATAACATTGGAGAACTCAAAAATGTTATAAAAACTACAGTAACTTTCTTTTTAATAACAATTTTAATTTTTTCATTAATCTTAACTTTACACTTTTATTTTTATAATCCAGGTGAGAATAAATTAGAACCTGGCAATAATCCATACAAAAATGTTAATTTAGCTTTTAGATATGGATTTTTTCACACTATATCAGCTTTGAATAATGCAGGTTTTGATATTGTCGGTAGTTCAAGTTTTAGTCCCTATTATGGAGACATTTTTTTACAAACAACCTTTATTTTTTTGATTATTTTTGGAGGAATAGGCTTTCCAGTTATTTATGATTTTTCACAATATTTTAAACAAAAATTGTTTTTTAAAAACAAAACAAAAATGCAATTGTCTTTGTTTTCAAAGATATGCATAATTGCAAATTTCTCAATTACAGCTTTTTCATTTGTGTTGTTTCTTCTTTTTGAAGAAACAAGAAATACAATTTATTGAAATACAACTTCAGGAAATTGATTTACAAAAAGTTACACTTTGTTGTTTCATTCATTTTCAACAAGGTCTACAGGTTTTGCATTTTTTGATGTTAATCATTTAAGCCAACCATCTTTATTTTTAACATCAATATTAATGTTTATAGGTTCATCACCTTCATCAACAGGTGGTGGAGTTCGTGTAACTACTATTTGAATTTTGTTTTTAAATATTATTGCTAAATTTAGAAATCATAATCAAATTTTTTGCTTCAAAAGAAAAATTGGAAGCGAAAAAATTACAACAGCAACATTTGTTATTTTTGTTAGTTTTATTTTGTGTGTTGCTTTAATTTTGTTTAGTAGTGTTTATTTAAATACTATTAATTTAGCAAACAAAAACAATCCTGATTATGTTGACTTTCAATTAGGACATGTTATTTTTGAAGTTACATCTGCGTTTGGAACATCGGGCCTTTCAACAGGATTGATTCAACATTTGAACAGAGGAGTTCAAGTCGGATTTATGTTAATTATGCTTATTGGGCAACTTGGAATTAGTTCATCAATCTTGATGTGAAAAGGTGATGGAGTGGATCGAACTTCTCACAGTTATATTAGTGAAGATTTTGTGATTAACTAG
- a CDS encoding restriction endonuclease subunit S produces MIKINKIHPFINSCLNKIYSKYNWGNKSGWEKIKQEYIKLPTKDGKIDFKFMEYFIAELEAQHIAELEAYLKVTGLNNYELTNDEKRSIDNFNNIKWSEYKIGDLFEISTTRSFNTNKLVCGDEYDYVTRTSLNQGVLRKTGYVNQDNINEKGTWSLGLLQMDFFYRKNPWYAGQFVRKIASKISLNYNSIPYFTTILNKQKHKLMSVLVRDVDSTFLNGNIQLPTKDGKIDFEYIELFTTAIQKLVIKDVVIYANNKISTTKNVCNSK; encoded by the coding sequence TTGATAAAAATAAACAAAATTCACCCTTTTATAAATTCTTGTTTAAATAAAATTTACTCAAAATATAACTGAGGAAATAAATCTGGATGAGAAAAAATTAAACAAGAGTACATAAAATTACCTACAAAAGACGGAAAAATTGACTTTAAATTTATGGAATATTTTATCGCCGAGCTGGAAGCTCAACATATCGCCGAGCTGGAAGCTTATTTAAAAGTAACTGGTTTAAATAATTATGAATTAACCAATGATGAGAAAAGAAGCATTGATAATTTTAATAATATTAAATGAAGTGAGTATAAAATTGGGGATTTGTTTGAAATTTCAACTACACGAAGTTTTAATACAAATAAATTGGTGTGCGGAGACGAATATGATTATGTTACTAGAACATCATTGAATCAAGGTGTTTTAAGAAAAACAGGATATGTAAATCAAGATAATATTAATGAAAAAGGTACTTGAAGTTTAGGATTGCTACAGATGGATTTTTTTTATAGAAAAAATCCGTGGTATGCTGGACAGTTTGTAAGAAAAATAGCTTCTAAAATATCATTAAATTATAATTCAATACCATATTTTACTACCATATTAAACAAACAAAAACATAAATTAATGAGTGTTTTGGTTAGAGATGTAGATAGCACCTTTTTAAATGGCAATATCCAATTACCTACAAAAGATGGGAAAATTGACTTTGAATATATTGAATTATTTACAACCGCTATTCAAAAACTTGTTATAAAAGATGTAGTTATTTATGCAAATAATAAAATTAGTACAACTAAAAATGTATGCAATAGTAAATAA
- a CDS encoding potassium channel family protein, producing MKKANICVIGAGRLGRAAIAKLSESNHNIIVIDKNEENLKFIKKYATINPIIMDASDIETMRSEVGLEDIDAILVTTSDNTEIIATILEIQSESNLPKNSQAKIVARAVNKRHARVLKRIGVDWIISPEEEAGTKMAILSTDENVLRYADALKEVSEHFFIGSVHVKSPDFINKSIRDINLRNYDVSIVIVERNHISFLPSGDTVIKYNDKITVIGNIKNVTNVLAKLEQEKKI from the coding sequence ATGAAAAAAGCTAATATTTGTGTCATTGGCGCTGGACGACTCGGAAGAGCCGCAATTGCCAAGTTATCAGAATCTAATCATAACATTATTGTTATAGACAAAAATGAGGAAAATCTTAAATTTATTAAAAAATATGCAACTATAAATCCAATTATTATGGATGCTAGTGATATTGAAACTATGAGATCTGAAGTTGGGCTAGAGGATATAGATGCTATTTTAGTAACCACTTCTGATAATACAGAAATCATTGCAACTATTTTAGAAATTCAATCTGAATCTAATTTACCAAAAAATTCGCAAGCTAAAATAGTTGCAAGAGCCGTAAATAAAAGGCATGCTAGGGTTTTAAAACGGATTGGAGTTGATTGAATTATCAGTCCTGAAGAAGAAGCAGGAACTAAAATGGCTATTTTATCTACTGATGAAAATGTTTTAAGATATGCTGATGCCCTAAAAGAAGTAAGTGAGCACTTTTTCATCGGTAGTGTTCATGTTAAATCTCCTGATTTTATTAACAAAAGCATTAGAGATATTAATTTAAGAAACTATGATGTTAGTATTGTTATTGTTGAAAGAAATCATATTTCCTTCTTACCTTCAGGAGATACAGTAATTAAATATAATGACAAAATTACTGTTATTGGTAACATCAAAAATGTTACAAATGTTCTAGCCAAATTAGAGCAAGAAAAAAAAATATAA
- a CDS encoding MAG0110 family membrane protein has product MAFQVFQRKSYSMASVDTKVKTNRLLGFSLLWLGVAIAFVALLSFSILSIPTLFTFYAGIMTNIGTKPAFFIAIIIISLVANVGIVLYMNRTATQEKPSTFFLAFLFFVFVFINSLWMPLIWANQILLGRGKNILLAILGVGGITAIMGVLGYYQIINFGKLAPLLIILMVAELITGITMYFVTNSILTTFYWILGFGVSLGFMGYQFWIIREQGAQILAYYNDPKEIQRIFIRIGMLNALNLFVAVVRLFMFILRFLNWRD; this is encoded by the coding sequence ATGGCTTTTCAAGTGTTTCAACGAAAATCTTACTCAATGGCATCAGTTGATACTAAAGTAAAAACAAATAGATTGCTTGGTTTTTCTTTGCTTTGACTGGGTGTTGCAATTGCTTTTGTAGCATTACTGAGTTTTTCAATTTTATCTATTCCAACATTATTTACTTTTTATGCTGGAATAATGACAAATATTGGGACAAAACCTGCTTTTTTTATAGCAATTATAATTATATCTTTAGTTGCTAATGTTGGTATTGTTTTATATATGAACAGGACAGCAACTCAAGAAAAACCTAGTACCTTTTTTCTAGCTTTTCTATTTTTTGTTTTTGTTTTCATCAATTCACTATGAATGCCTTTGATTTGAGCAAACCAAATTTTACTAGGAAGAGGTAAAAATATTTTACTAGCCATTTTAGGTGTGGGTGGAATAACAGCCATTATGGGTGTTTTAGGTTATTATCAAATCATTAATTTCGGAAAATTAGCACCACTATTAATTATTTTGATGGTTGCCGAATTGATTACTGGAATTACAATGTATTTTGTAACTAATTCAATCCTTACTACTTTCTACTGAATTTTAGGTTTTGGTGTTTCATTAGGTTTTATGGGTTACCAATTTTGAATCATTCGTGAACAAGGGGCACAAATCCTAGCTTACTATAATGATCCAAAAGAAATTCAAAGAATTTTTATTAGAATTGGAATGTTAAATGCACTCAATTTATTTGTTGCAGTCGTTAGACTGTTTATGTTTATTTTAAGATTTTTAAATTGAAGGGATTAA
- a CDS encoding DNA-methyltransferase, whose translation MDKTLKIICGNAIEELKKIESKSINLIVTDPPYNLNKDYGNNKDNLEFEEYLEFSRQWLTEAKRILKDDGTIYIFMGTRYISYIYSILEKELNMHFNSWITWFYTQGIGKTKGFSPRHDDILMFTKHKSKFTFNLDDIRVPQKFYRSVNNMRGANPGNVWQFSHMHYCNKNRKKHPTQKPEGLYERMILVSSNENDTVLDPFVGSGTMLRVCQQTNRRGIGIDINEEYVQMCKERLEEDFTGFDSEDERIKRVPNDLNDSSIRKEYIENHKKWFLKNHQNLIKEFEDEVNKKYFHKKDD comes from the coding sequence ATGGATAAAACTTTAAAAATAATTTGTGGAAATGCAATTGAAGAACTTAAAAAAATTGAATCTAAAAGTATTAATTTAATTGTCACAGATCCACCATACAATTTAAATAAAGATTATGGAAATAATAAAGATAATTTGGAATTTGAAGAGTATTTAGAATTTTCAAGACAGTGGCTTACCGAAGCAAAAAGAATACTAAAAGATGATGGAACTATATATATTTTTATGGGTACGAGATATATATCATATATCTATAGCATACTTGAAAAAGAATTGAATATGCATTTTAATTCTTGGATAACTTGGTTTTATACACAAGGAATAGGGAAGACAAAAGGGTTTTCTCCTAGACACGATGATATACTAATGTTTACCAAGCATAAAAGTAAATTTACCTTTAACTTAGATGATATAAGAGTTCCGCAAAAATTTTATCGTTCAGTAAATAATATGAGGGGTGCAAATCCGGGGAATGTATGGCAATTTTCTCATATGCATTATTGTAATAAGAATAGAAAAAAACATCCCACACAAAAACCAGAAGGTTTATATGAAAGAATGATTTTAGTATCATCGAATGAAAATGACACTGTACTTGACCCATTTGTTGGTAGTGGAACAATGCTTAGAGTTTGCCAGCAAACTAATAGACGAGGTATAGGTATAGATATTAATGAAGAGTATGTTCAAATGTGCAAGGAAAGATTAGAAGAAGATTTTACAGGTTTTGATAGTGAAGATGAAAGAATTAAAAGAGTGCCTAATGATTTAAATGATTCTAGTATTAGAAAAGAATATATTGAAAATCACAAAAAATGGTTTTTAAAAAACCATCAAAACTTAATAAAGGAATTTGAAGATGAAGTAAATAAAAAATACTTTCATAAAAAAGACGATTAG